In the genome of Aridibaculum aurantiacum, one region contains:
- the metG gene encoding methionine--tRNA ligase translates to MTLPKRYLITSALPYANGLKHIGHLAGAYIPADIYVRYLRAQKRDVVFVCGSDEHGAAITIQAMKEGTTPAAIVDKYHEVLKQNFKDLQVEFDIYHRTSDPLHHETAQEFFTDLHQKGELEVKETEQFFDEQANTFLADRYIAGTCPVCSYDNAFGDQCEKCGTSLSPDQLINPRSTLSGNAPVKRLTKHWFLPLNKHEDFLREWILKDHAGDWKANVLGQCKSWIDAGLQPRAVTRDLDWGVRVPLQEADGKVLYVWFDAPIGYISATRQWAKDNDKDWKPYWHDADTKLVHFIGKDNIVFHCIIFPTMLKLHGNVLPANVPANEFMNLEGDKMSTSRGWSIEMEEYINDWIKQENGGESMADVLRYYLTTISPETKDSEFTWKGFQDANNNELVSIFGNFVNRSFVLMHKLCNGKVPPLHASAMDVADETMLAEFQRAATKVQELLELYKFRDAQFEVIELARKGNQYLQRKEPWQLVKKLAETPDEQKKIDNCMHICLQLCANLAIIASPFLPATARKLCYMMKVVDKMLDWENAGKAKLLSVGYSLREPQLLFRKIEDEEINKQLEKLKEKSSKMQEGQVTNTAPNTNETPAGDAAAPVAEQPANPVKPEIVFDDFAKIDLKVGTIVSAEKVQKADKLLKLQVNLGFETRTIVSGIALHFSPEEIVGKQVTVVVNLAPRKMRGIESQGMILMAEDKAGKLHFINPETGIDAGSNVS, encoded by the coding sequence ATGACTTTACCTAAAAGATACCTTATAACATCGGCGCTGCCTTATGCCAATGGTTTAAAGCACATTGGTCACCTGGCTGGAGCCTATATTCCTGCAGATATTTATGTGCGTTACCTGCGTGCACAAAAGCGTGATGTAGTATTTGTTTGTGGCAGTGATGAACATGGTGCAGCCATTACAATCCAGGCTATGAAAGAAGGCACCACGCCTGCAGCCATAGTAGATAAATACCACGAGGTACTAAAGCAAAACTTCAAAGACCTGCAGGTTGAATTTGATATTTATCATCGCACTTCTGATCCATTGCACCACGAAACGGCGCAGGAATTTTTTACCGACCTGCACCAAAAGGGTGAACTGGAAGTAAAGGAGACAGAACAATTTTTTGATGAACAAGCCAATACCTTTCTTGCGGATCGTTACATAGCTGGTACTTGTCCTGTCTGCAGCTACGACAATGCCTTTGGTGACCAGTGCGAAAAATGTGGTACATCGCTAAGCCCTGATCAATTGATCAACCCGCGCAGTACACTTAGTGGAAATGCTCCTGTTAAACGATTGACAAAGCACTGGTTTCTTCCACTTAATAAACATGAAGATTTTTTACGTGAATGGATACTAAAAGATCATGCAGGTGATTGGAAGGCTAATGTGCTTGGACAGTGCAAAAGCTGGATAGATGCAGGTTTGCAGCCACGTGCCGTAACCCGCGATCTTGATTGGGGTGTGCGTGTGCCGCTGCAGGAAGCTGATGGAAAAGTGCTGTATGTATGGTTTGATGCGCCTATTGGATACATCAGTGCTACGCGCCAGTGGGCAAAGGATAATGATAAGGACTGGAAGCCTTACTGGCATGATGCCGATACTAAGCTGGTGCACTTCATAGGTAAGGATAATATTGTTTTCCATTGCATCATATTCCCAACTATGCTTAAGCTGCATGGAAATGTATTGCCTGCTAATGTGCCTGCCAACGAGTTCATGAACCTGGAAGGTGATAAAATGAGCACCAGCCGTGGTTGGAGCATAGAGATGGAAGAATATATAAACGACTGGATAAAGCAAGAAAATGGAGGTGAGAGCATGGCTGATGTGCTGCGTTATTATCTAACCACTATCTCGCCTGAAACGAAAGACAGCGAGTTTACCTGGAAAGGTTTCCAGGATGCGAACAACAATGAGCTGGTAAGCATTTTCGGAAACTTCGTGAACCGCAGCTTTGTACTGATGCATAAGCTCTGCAATGGAAAAGTGCCGCCTTTGCATGCAAGTGCAATGGATGTAGCTGATGAAACCATGCTGGCAGAATTTCAAAGGGCTGCTACTAAAGTGCAGGAACTGCTGGAGCTTTATAAGTTCAGGGATGCGCAATTCGAAGTGATAGAACTGGCTCGCAAGGGTAACCAATACCTGCAACGGAAAGAGCCATGGCAGTTGGTAAAGAAACTTGCTGAAACACCGGATGAACAAAAGAAGATCGACAACTGCATGCACATATGTCTTCAGCTGTGTGCTAACCTGGCAATCATTGCAAGTCCCTTTTTACCTGCTACTGCACGCAAGTTGTGCTACATGATGAAGGTGGTGGATAAAATGCTCGATTGGGAAAATGCAGGTAAAGCCAAACTGCTGAGCGTAGGATATTCATTACGCGAACCGCAGTTGTTGTTTAGGAAAATAGAGGATGAAGAAATAAACAAACAACTGGAAAAACTAAAAGAAAAAAGTAGCAAGATGCAAGAAGGACAAGTGACTAATACAGCACCAAATACCAACGAAACTCCTGCTGGTGACGCAGCCGCACCTGTAGCAGAGCAACCAGCAAATCCTGTAAAGCCAGAGATCGTTTTTGATGATTTTGCTAAAATTGACCTGAAGGTGGGAACAATAGTAAGCGCTGAAAAAGTACAGAAAGCTGACAAGCTATTGAAGCTGCAGGTGAATCTTGGTTTTGAAACACGAACCATTGTTTCTGGTATTGCTTTACATTTTTCTCCTGAAGAGATTGTAGGTAAACAAGTAACCGTAGTGGTGAATTTAGCTCCCAGGAAAATGCGTGGAATCGAAAGCCAGGGTATGATATTGATGGCAGAAGATAAGGCGGGTAAACTGCACTTCATCAACCCTGAAACTGGCATTGATGCTGGCAGCAACGTATCGTAA
- a CDS encoding 3-hydroxyacyl-CoA dehydrogenase NAD-binding domain-containing protein, translating to MKRTIRKVAVLGSGVMGSRIAAHFAGVGLQVLLLDIAPASLNEQEQQKGLSLDHPAVKNRIVNDALTAAVKSNPSPVYTQDVVKRITTGNFSDNMKDIATCDWIIEVVVERLDIKQKVIDQVEQYRNPGTLITSNTSGIPIHMMTEGRSDDFKKHFCGTHFFNPPRYLRLLEIIPTPYTDPAVVDFLMHYGDLMLGKTTVLAKDTPAFIANRVGVFSIMAIFDLVDKMKLTIDEVDALTGPVIGRPKSATFRTADVVGIDTLVKVAKGVADNCPGDEARDKFNIPQWLQKMVDNNWLGDKTGQGFFKKTKGSGGEKEILTLDLNTMEYGPRNKPKFASIEAAKPVEDLPSRIKMLHNAADRAGEFYRQFHFNLFSYISHRIPEISDEVYRLDDAMKAGFGWEIGAFETWDLLGVARTAQAMEAAGFTNAPWVKEMLDNGATSFYKVEAGKRLYYDISTKSYKPLPGGESFIILNNHSDKTVWKNSACTVYDIGDDVFALEWRTKMNSIGSEVLEGLNKAIGLSEEKARGLVIANDGANFSAGANVGMIFMYAIEQEYEELDFAIRMFQNSMMRVRYSSVPVVIAPHGLTLGGGCEMNLHADRICAAAETYIGLVELGVGLIPGGGGTKEFVLRAADDMHPDEPETITLKNRFFNIATAKVATSAFEGYELGILRKGQDEVVMNQGRRIAEAKKSVVEIADQGYITPEQRKDIKVLGQSALGALYAGINGMWRANYATDHDALVARKLAYVMCGGDLSEPTMVSEQYLLDLEREAFLSLCGERKTLERIQSVLKSGKPLRN from the coding sequence ATGAAAAGAACGATCAGGAAAGTAGCAGTATTGGGAAGTGGAGTAATGGGAAGCAGGATAGCGGCACATTTTGCCGGCGTAGGACTGCAGGTGTTGTTGCTGGATATAGCACCCGCATCGCTTAATGAACAGGAGCAGCAAAAAGGTTTGTCACTGGATCACCCGGCAGTTAAGAATAGGATAGTAAATGATGCACTTACAGCTGCTGTAAAAAGTAATCCATCACCTGTATATACACAGGATGTGGTGAAGCGAATTACCACAGGCAACTTTTCTGATAATATGAAGGACATTGCCACCTGCGACTGGATAATAGAAGTGGTGGTAGAGCGCCTTGATATAAAGCAAAAAGTTATTGACCAGGTAGAGCAGTACCGCAATCCTGGAACCTTGATCACCAGCAACACATCGGGTATTCCTATTCATATGATGACTGAGGGCAGAAGTGATGACTTTAAAAAGCATTTCTGCGGTACACACTTTTTTAACCCGCCGCGTTACCTGCGCCTGCTCGAGATCATTCCTACCCCTTATACAGATCCTGCCGTTGTAGATTTCCTGATGCACTACGGTGACCTGATGCTTGGAAAGACAACTGTACTGGCTAAAGACACACCGGCGTTCATTGCAAATAGAGTGGGTGTATTCAGCATCATGGCCATCTTTGACCTAGTAGATAAGATGAAGCTGACCATTGATGAAGTGGATGCACTTACAGGTCCTGTTATTGGCCGACCTAAATCTGCTACATTCAGAACTGCTGATGTAGTAGGAATAGACACGCTGGTAAAAGTGGCTAAAGGTGTAGCAGATAATTGTCCTGGTGATGAAGCACGCGATAAATTCAACATACCGCAGTGGTTGCAAAAGATGGTAGACAACAACTGGCTTGGTGACAAAACAGGCCAGGGTTTCTTCAAGAAAACAAAAGGTAGTGGAGGTGAAAAAGAGATACTAACGCTTGACCTTAACACCATGGAATATGGTCCGCGCAATAAGCCAAAGTTTGCGAGTATAGAAGCTGCTAAACCAGTAGAAGACCTGCCGTCACGTATAAAGATGTTGCACAATGCAGCAGACAGGGCAGGTGAATTTTACCGCCAGTTTCACTTCAATCTATTCAGCTACATATCTCATCGCATTCCTGAAATAAGTGATGAAGTTTATCGTCTTGATGACGCTATGAAAGCAGGTTTTGGATGGGAGATAGGAGCATTTGAAACATGGGATTTGCTAGGTGTTGCCAGGACTGCGCAAGCCATGGAAGCAGCAGGTTTTACCAATGCGCCATGGGTAAAAGAAATGCTGGATAATGGAGCTACATCTTTCTATAAAGTAGAAGCAGGTAAACGCTTGTACTATGATATTAGTACGAAATCTTACAAGCCGCTGCCGGGCGGCGAAAGCTTTATTATTCTGAATAACCACAGCGACAAAACAGTTTGGAAGAACAGTGCTTGTACTGTTTATGACATAGGCGATGATGTATTTGCACTGGAGTGGCGTACAAAAATGAATAGCATTGGCAGTGAGGTTCTGGAAGGATTGAATAAAGCTATTGGTTTATCAGAAGAAAAGGCAAGAGGCCTGGTGATAGCCAATGACGGAGCAAACTTTAGTGCAGGCGCCAATGTAGGAATGATCTTCATGTACGCGATAGAACAGGAATACGAAGAACTGGATTTTGCTATCAGGATGTTTCAAAATAGCATGATGCGTGTGCGCTATTCATCGGTGCCTGTAGTGATTGCACCGCATGGATTAACACTAGGTGGTGGCTGCGAAATGAACCTGCATGCTGACAGAATATGTGCCGCCGCTGAAACTTATATAGGCCTTGTAGAGCTAGGTGTAGGATTGATACCGGGTGGCGGTGGTACAAAAGAATTTGTACTGCGCGCTGCCGACGATATGCACCCGGACGAACCAGAAACCATAACACTGAAGAATAGGTTCTTCAATATTGCTACTGCCAAGGTTGCTACCAGTGCTTTTGAAGGTTATGAATTAGGCATATTGCGTAAAGGACAGGATGAAGTGGTAATGAACCAAGGGAGAAGAATAGCAGAAGCAAAAAAATCAGTTGTAGAAATTGCGGACCAGGGTTATATAACACCTGAACAGCGCAAGGATATAAAGGTGCTTGGTCAGTCAGCACTGGGTGCTTTGTATGCTGGCATCAATGGTATGTGGCGCGCTAATTATGCTACCGATCACGATGCGCTGGTAGCACGTAAACTAGCTTATGTAATGTGCGGTGGCGACTTAAGTGAACCAACTATGGTTTCAGAGCAATACCTGCTTGACCTGGAGCGTGAAGCATTTCTAAGTCTGTGTGGTGAAAGGAAAACGCTTGAGCGAATCCAGAGTGTACTGAAAAGCGGAAAGCCATTAAGAAATTAG
- a CDS encoding ATP-binding cassette domain-containing protein gives MSVVLEIKNITKFYGRIQALDNVSFRVPTGSVFGILGPNGSGKTTMLGIVMDILKATSGTFEFFGQPASAALRKNIGTLLETPNFYHYLSGERNLKIAAEIKGKGKDDIDRVLEKVNLHERKKSKFSTYSLGMKQRLAIASAMLGNPDVLVLDEPTNGLDPVGIAEIRELIKRLAAEGKTIIMASHLLDEVEKVCTHVAILKRGKLLTAGAVNEVLVNEDIVELGANNLDILQSVVAELPAYSSIKKQDECVQVLYPTGTADLEGINRYCFEKGITLNHLQLKKKSLETKFLELTNEGVGQRSAN, from the coding sequence GTGTCTGTTGTTTTAGAAATAAAAAACATAACTAAATTCTATGGCCGTATCCAGGCGCTGGATAACGTGTCTTTCCGTGTTCCTACAGGTAGTGTATTTGGCATTCTTGGTCCTAATGGAAGTGGTAAGACCACCATGTTAGGAATAGTGATGGATATACTAAAAGCAACTTCAGGAACATTTGAATTTTTTGGTCAACCTGCTTCTGCTGCGCTTCGCAAAAACATTGGTACGCTGCTGGAAACGCCCAACTTTTACCACTATCTCTCCGGTGAAAGAAATTTGAAAATTGCAGCTGAAATAAAAGGGAAAGGCAAGGACGACATAGATCGTGTGCTGGAAAAAGTAAACCTGCATGAGCGCAAGAAAAGCAAATTCAGCACTTACTCGCTTGGTATGAAACAGAGGCTTGCTATAGCTTCTGCCATGCTGGGCAATCCTGATGTGCTGGTACTGGATGAGCCTACAAATGGATTGGATCCTGTGGGTATTGCAGAGATCCGTGAACTGATAAAGCGGTTAGCAGCTGAAGGAAAAACCATCATTATGGCCAGTCACCTGCTTGATGAAGTGGAGAAAGTATGTACACATGTTGCTATTCTTAAACGAGGTAAACTATTAACAGCAGGTGCAGTGAACGAGGTGTTGGTGAACGAGGATATTGTAGAACTAGGCGCCAATAATTTAGATATACTACAAAGCGTGGTTGCAGAACTTCCTGCTTATTCCTCTATCAAAAAACAAGATGAATGCGTGCAGGTTCTTTATCCTACAGGCACTGCCGATTTAGAAGGTATCAACAGGTATTGTTTTGAAAAAGGCATTACGCTAAATCATCTTCAATTGAAGAAGAAAAGCCTGGAAACAAAATTCCTTGAACTAACGAATGAAGGAGTGGGACAACGCAGTGCGAACTAA
- a CDS encoding ABC transporter permease yields MFHLLKIEWMKVKNYRTFWVLSVLYLLSIYSASYMGYLINSSRPQKNNMADALFGQPFQFPEVWHTVSWLSSWLMFLPGLLMIISVTNEFSFKTHRQNIIDGWSRMQFIVVKILTAVIVALVSTIAVFITALLFGLFIGDKPFTFTGVSYIGYFFLQVLSYTSAALLFSLLFKRSGIAIGVFFLYTTFLENVIAGLLNRYADNIGRYLPLESVDNLIPIPIGFIRQFLASYNVPALLAMSAVYLCLYYFFSIRKFTTDDL; encoded by the coding sequence ATGTTTCACTTACTAAAAATAGAATGGATGAAGGTGAAGAACTACCGCACTTTCTGGGTGCTGTCTGTACTTTACCTTTTAAGTATTTATAGCGCAAGCTATATGGGCTATCTAATCAATAGCAGCAGGCCTCAAAAGAACAACATGGCCGATGCGCTGTTTGGGCAACCTTTTCAATTTCCCGAAGTATGGCATACGGTATCGTGGTTAAGCAGCTGGCTGATGTTTCTGCCGGGCTTGCTTATGATCATTTCAGTTACCAACGAGTTTAGTTTTAAAACGCATAGGCAAAACATTATCGATGGTTGGAGCAGGATGCAGTTTATCGTGGTGAAAATCCTGACAGCCGTTATAGTCGCATTGGTATCTACCATTGCAGTATTTATAACAGCCTTATTGTTTGGACTTTTTATAGGCGATAAACCATTCACCTTTACCGGTGTCAGCTACATCGGATATTTCTTCCTGCAGGTATTAAGCTATACTTCTGCTGCCTTGCTTTTCAGCCTTTTGTTTAAACGTTCAGGTATTGCCATCGGCGTATTTTTTCTTTACACCACTTTCCTCGAAAATGTAATTGCTGGTTTACTTAACAGGTATGCAGACAATATAGGCAGGTATCTACCATTGGAATCGGTAGATAATCTCATACCAATTCCTATTGGTTTTATCAGGCAGTTTCTTGCGTCGTACAATGTTCCTGCGCTTCTTGCTATGTCGGCAGTTTACCTATGCTTGTACTATTTCTTTAGCATACGCAAGTTTACAACCGACGACCTGTAG
- a CDS encoding TIGR01777 family oxidoreductase, whose translation MSTILITGGSGLIGSALTQMLTKRGHTVIILSRSEKQSTDAKIKYAVWDVEQQTIDADAIAQADFIVHLAGASVAGKRWTEARKQEILTSRTESSKLILKALKEMPNKVQAVVSASAIGWYGDDKKLRKGVKAFTEDMPADDAYLGATCSAWEASIQPVEQLGKRLVLLRIGIVLSKEGGALPEFSKPVKMGIAGFLGGGKQAISWIHIDDLCRIFLHAIEKPEMKGVYNAVSPEPVTNKELTLEIANRMRGRFFVSMHVPAFVIKAMLGGMSIEVLKSTTVSSEKVLSTGFQFVYPSIDTALTHLLA comes from the coding sequence ATGTCCACCATACTTATAACCGGCGGTAGCGGCCTCATCGGGTCGGCACTTACACAGATGCTTACCAAAAGAGGGCATACTGTTATCATCCTGTCGCGAAGTGAAAAGCAAAGCACAGACGCCAAAATAAAGTACGCAGTATGGGATGTGGAACAACAGACCATAGATGCCGATGCCATTGCTCAGGCTGACTTTATAGTTCATTTAGCAGGTGCAAGTGTGGCAGGAAAAAGATGGACTGAAGCACGAAAGCAGGAAATACTGACGAGCAGAACCGAAAGCAGCAAACTGATTTTAAAAGCACTGAAAGAGATGCCAAATAAAGTGCAGGCTGTTGTGAGTGCATCCGCCATTGGCTGGTATGGTGATGATAAAAAGCTTCGCAAAGGTGTGAAGGCTTTCACAGAGGATATGCCGGCAGATGATGCTTATTTAGGTGCTACCTGTAGCGCATGGGAAGCCAGCATTCAACCAGTAGAACAGCTGGGAAAGCGATTGGTACTGCTACGGATCGGTATCGTACTTAGCAAAGAAGGTGGCGCTTTGCCAGAGTTCAGTAAGCCGGTAAAAATGGGTATTGCCGGATTTTTAGGAGGTGGCAAACAAGCCATCAGCTGGATCCATATTGATGACCTGTGCAGGATATTCCTTCATGCTATAGAAAAGCCGGAGATGAAAGGTGTTTACAATGCTGTATCGCCTGAACCGGTTACCAATAAAGAACTGACACTCGAAATAGCGAACAGGATGCGCGGCCGCTTCTTTGTCTCTATGCATGTACCTGCTTTTGTTATAAAAGCTATGCTTGGCGGCATGAGTATAGAAGTACTTAAGAGCACAACTGTAAGCTCAGAAAAAGTACTATCTACAGGTTTCCAATTTGTTTATCCTAGTATCGATACTGCCCTCACACACCTACTGGCTTAG
- a CDS encoding MG2 domain-containing protein, whose translation MKRSVTTFIFLFFISTFLRAQSVDSMMQVYADQYPYQKVHVQFDKSVYRAGETVWFKAYLFEGYSRAIIGHNFYAEWIDADGNVKERKVYPIVDATAAGSFDIPENAPASVATIRAYTSWMLNFDTAFLYKKHLTILSQTGVAPRTTTADTARTSIHFFPEGGNLVEGVSSVVAFKANNSKGLPVAASGTIRDSKGNTVVSFRSEHHGMGKFTFTPAANETYTVSWTDHRDNQQQAVLPKALSEGIVMTTELIKDRLVFKITRSDNVNDDLKTLHVIAQLAQSPIYKSRINLESGFTTSGAIPIGKLPSGVLQLTLFSANWQPIAERIVLVNNNHHLFDATVSTPTLNTAKRAKNVVEIEVPDTLLTNMSIAITDAAIGNTPHEDNIVSRLLLTGDVKGYIHEPGYYFSTNSDTVKQHLDLVMLTHGWRRYKWDDLVKNKTPKLKYQPDTALTLQAKVFGLGNDTRIPDTEQLVAIVVGKDSSTQVLMLPKTSTNQFSMPLVFFDTVKVFYQFQQNRKLEKTASILVENNFLRRPFKANTASLPYIVPPLEVTNRTRQLATQLLRHGTDFNVKGNILAPVIVTTRTKTRIEQMDERYTFGMFKGADGQAFDMTDPMNASAFNIFAFLQGRVAGIQIQDPFNNPSVTWRREPVALFLDQMPVDAQTLATINVNDVAYIKTFRPPFFGAFGGGSGGAIAVYTKRGNDRPMELGAGLSRAKVAGYSELKEFYSPDYSKRNSEKDVVADYRTTLYWHPYIFTDGSNNTVRVEFFNNDISTSFRIVLEGVNEVGKMTRVEKIVQQ comes from the coding sequence ATGAAAAGATCAGTCACCACTTTTATATTCCTCTTTTTTATTTCAACTTTTTTACGTGCACAGTCAGTAGACTCTATGATGCAGGTATATGCCGACCAGTACCCGTATCAAAAAGTGCATGTTCAGTTTGATAAATCTGTTTACCGGGCAGGCGAAACCGTTTGGTTTAAAGCCTACCTGTTCGAAGGATATAGCCGTGCAATTATTGGTCATAATTTTTATGCAGAATGGATAGATGCCGATGGCAATGTAAAAGAGCGTAAAGTTTATCCCATTGTAGATGCTACTGCAGCGGGCTCTTTTGATATTCCTGAAAATGCACCGGCAAGCGTTGCTACTATCCGTGCTTATACCAGCTGGATGCTGAATTTCGATACAGCTTTCCTGTACAAAAAACATTTAACAATCCTGAGCCAAACAGGTGTAGCACCACGCACCACTACTGCCGATACAGCCCGTACTTCTATTCATTTTTTCCCTGAGGGTGGAAACCTGGTGGAAGGTGTTTCATCAGTTGTAGCTTTCAAAGCAAACAATAGCAAAGGCTTGCCTGTAGCTGCCAGCGGAACGATCAGGGACAGCAAAGGGAATACAGTTGTCAGCTTCCGATCGGAGCATCATGGTATGGGTAAGTTCACTTTTACACCAGCAGCAAACGAAACTTATACTGTAAGCTGGACCGATCATAGGGATAATCAACAGCAAGCTGTACTGCCCAAAGCTCTTTCGGAAGGTATAGTGATGACCACTGAATTGATCAAAGACAGGCTGGTGTTTAAGATCACCCGGTCAGATAATGTGAATGATGATCTTAAGACATTGCATGTAATCGCACAACTGGCACAGTCTCCTATTTATAAGTCACGTATAAATCTTGAATCCGGTTTTACAACCAGCGGAGCCATACCAATTGGTAAGTTACCATCGGGCGTTTTACAACTAACACTTTTTTCTGCTAACTGGCAGCCAATTGCTGAAAGAATAGTACTGGTGAACAACAATCATCACTTGTTTGATGCGACTGTATCTACACCAACACTTAACACAGCTAAAAGAGCAAAGAACGTAGTAGAAATAGAAGTACCAGATACGTTGCTCACCAATATGTCTATTGCCATTACCGATGCAGCTATTGGCAATACTCCACATGAAGACAACATAGTATCGCGGTTATTATTAACTGGCGATGTGAAAGGATATATACATGAACCCGGTTATTATTTTTCCACTAATTCAGACACTGTAAAACAACACCTGGACCTGGTAATGCTTACGCATGGATGGAGAAGGTACAAATGGGATGACCTGGTTAAAAACAAAACGCCCAAGCTGAAGTACCAGCCGGACACTGCGCTTACCCTTCAGGCTAAAGTTTTTGGTTTGGGAAATGATACCCGCATTCCTGATACGGAGCAATTAGTAGCCATTGTTGTAGGTAAAGACTCTTCTACGCAGGTGCTCATGCTACCAAAAACTTCAACCAACCAATTTTCCATGCCGCTGGTCTTTTTCGATACGGTAAAAGTGTTTTACCAGTTTCAGCAAAACAGGAAGCTTGAAAAAACGGCCAGCATACTTGTAGAAAACAACTTTTTGAGGAGACCTTTTAAAGCCAATACTGCAAGTCTTCCCTACATAGTGCCCCCACTTGAGGTTACCAATCGTACACGTCAACTGGCTACACAGTTGCTAAGGCATGGCACCGACTTTAACGTAAAAGGAAACATACTTGCACCAGTTATTGTAACCACACGAACTAAGACTCGTATCGAGCAAATGGATGAGCGATATACATTCGGCATGTTTAAAGGAGCAGATGGCCAGGCTTTCGACATGACTGACCCGATGAATGCTTCTGCTTTCAACATCTTCGCTTTCCTACAGGGTCGAGTTGCCGGTATACAGATACAAGATCCATTCAACAATCCTTCGGTTACATGGAGGCGAGAGCCGGTTGCTCTCTTTCTTGACCAGATGCCCGTGGATGCGCAAACGCTTGCCACCATCAATGTTAATGATGTAGCCTATATCAAGACCTTCCGTCCTCCGTTCTTTGGTGCATTCGGCGGCGGCTCGGGTGGTGCAATAGCCGTTTATACAAAACGCGGAAACGACCGACCTATGGAACTTGGCGCAGGTCTTTCAAGAGCAAAAGTTGCGGGCTATTCTGAATTAAAAGAATTCTACTCACCCGATTATAGCAAGCGTAATTCTGAAAAGGATGTAGTAGCAGATTACCGCACTACGCTATACTGGCATCCGTACATCTTTACTGATGGCAGCAACAATACCGTGAGGGTAGAGTTTTTCAACAACGACATTTCTACTTCATTCAGAATAGTACTGGAAGGCGTAAATGAAGTGGGTAAAATGACCCGCGTAGAGAAGATCGTACAACAATAG
- a CDS encoding MBL fold metallo-hydrolase — translation MLTVHFFTFSPVQENTYVVFNDNKEAIIFDPGCYFPEERKQLATYIEQHDLRIVQLINTHCHLDHIFGNKWVAENYGLELFIHPDEEVVMQHGPQYGQMWGLPFDNYEGQLHFLHEGQTVTLGEDELRIILAPGHSPGSLCFYNEKQKFLIGGDVLFRDSIGRTDLPGGDHQTLLQSIREKLFVLPDDVVVYPGHGPSTTIGYEKQHNPFL, via the coding sequence ATGCTGACCGTACATTTTTTCACTTTTAGTCCAGTCCAGGAAAACACTTACGTGGTTTTCAATGATAATAAAGAAGCGATCATATTCGATCCGGGATGTTATTTTCCTGAGGAGAGAAAACAGCTTGCTACTTACATAGAACAACACGATTTACGTATTGTTCAACTTATTAATACCCATTGTCACCTCGATCATATTTTCGGAAACAAGTGGGTGGCTGAAAATTATGGCCTGGAACTGTTCATTCACCCCGACGAAGAAGTTGTAATGCAACATGGGCCGCAGTATGGACAGATGTGGGGTTTGCCTTTCGATAATTATGAAGGACAGCTTCATTTTTTACATGAAGGACAAACAGTAACACTTGGTGAAGATGAGTTACGCATCATCCTGGCGCCTGGTCATTCGCCTGGCAGCCTCTGCTTTTATAATGAAAAGCAAAAGTTTTTAATTGGAGGCGATGTACTGTTCCGCGATAGCATAGGGCGAACAGATTTACCCGGTGGTGATCACCAGACATTGCTACAAAGCATCCGCGAAAAGCTATTTGTTTTACCCGATGATGTGGTTGTGTACCCTGGTCATGGACCATCCACAACTATTGGTTACGAAAAACAGCACAACCCTTTTTTGTAG